A part of Thermotoga petrophila RKU-1 genomic DNA contains:
- a CDS encoding alpha/beta fold hydrolase — MRLITFDASYEPIVEESKTVRVYVFEPERIEHNLIFLHGIGNGNIPYLLWFGEKFREHNIKTWFLILPYHEKRAPKNWTGGEPFYHSSPSFCVKRFDEAVQDVIDLVGVVKKDNDKPISLMGFSFGGMITTIALAREKQIGKGVICCSGGDWRWINWYSPYTEKLRELYRENGNEYGCRSEKDCIKNRGSVLEVVRSFNSIEDIRRKPPVGCYFYDPASFAPFVDQKVLFFWALFDRVIPYQSYACLHKLLKNKKTVYLPSGHKGSYFFRRYIARRAMRFLINDE; from the coding sequence ATGAGACTGATAACGTTCGATGCTTCTTACGAACCCATTGTTGAGGAGAGTAAAACTGTACGGGTCTATGTTTTTGAACCGGAGAGGATTGAACACAATCTGATCTTTCTTCACGGGATAGGAAACGGAAATATTCCATACCTTCTCTGGTTCGGAGAGAAGTTCAGAGAGCACAACATCAAAACCTGGTTTCTCATCCTTCCCTACCACGAGAAGCGAGCACCGAAGAACTGGACTGGGGGAGAACCTTTTTACCATTCCTCACCTTCTTTCTGTGTGAAGCGATTCGACGAGGCTGTGCAGGACGTGATCGATCTGGTTGGTGTTGTGAAGAAAGACAACGACAAGCCCATCTCGCTGATGGGTTTCAGTTTCGGAGGGATGATAACGACCATAGCACTCGCCCGTGAAAAACAAATTGGGAAGGGTGTTATCTGCTGTTCCGGTGGGGACTGGAGGTGGATCAACTGGTATTCACCCTACACAGAGAAATTGAGAGAACTCTACAGAGAGAACGGAAACGAATACGGTTGTAGATCAGAGAAAGATTGTATTAAGAACAGAGGAAGTGTCCTTGAAGTCGTCAGATCGTTTAACTCTATCGAAGATATCAGGAGAAAACCACCGGTGGGTTGCTATTTCTACGATCCGGCATCTTTCGCGCCGTTCGTGGATCAGAAAGTTCTCTTCTTCTGGGCGCTCTTCGATCGTGTGATACCGTACCAGTCCTACGCGTGTCTTCACAAGCTTCTCAAGAACAAGAAGACCGTCTATCTTCCATCGGGTCACAAAGGTTCTTACTTCTTCAGGAGATACATCGCAAGAAGAGCGATGAGATTCTTAATAAATGATGAGTGA
- a CDS encoding ArsB/NhaD family transporter — MNEALLVLLFAILAYYFIIFGKIAKSVVTLLIALVLMAIKVVEGLDLRNIGEVVDFNTLGLLLGMMIIVHILKGTGFFEYLAISAIKISKGRFWLLFAFLMVLTAVTSAFLDNLITIILISPILFLILDTMEVNPVPFFLFTIFIDNIGGMSTLIGSPLNIVLGSISGLSFNDFLKNMGPVTVLVFVIVFFLFKRYVHIDEKAFERLRNLLNVDPKRSITDPVVLKKSLFVFLSTLVLFGLHSLVEVELSLIALIAACALLLMLGKNFEEVSEGMDWDTLFFYTGLFIISYSLEQIGVMEVIASFLKALSFNRFLFVSTVTCISFFSTAFLSAVPATLIIAPTLKILISQGFPASLWWVYAFGANLGTNLTPLGAVQNIVGLSLLEKHTKHTVSFKEFFKVAWSFMFIPFIIAILYSLIIY; from the coding sequence ATGAACGAAGCACTGCTGGTACTATTGTTTGCGATCCTCGCCTACTACTTCATCATCTTTGGGAAGATCGCTAAATCTGTTGTTACTCTCCTCATAGCACTCGTTCTCATGGCAATAAAAGTTGTCGAGGGTCTCGATCTTAGAAACATAGGTGAAGTGGTAGATTTCAACACGTTGGGGCTTCTCTTAGGAATGATGATCATCGTACACATATTGAAAGGGACTGGTTTTTTCGAGTATCTTGCGATTTCCGCTATAAAGATTTCCAAGGGTAGATTCTGGCTTCTGTTCGCTTTCCTCATGGTACTCACCGCTGTGACCTCCGCCTTCCTTGACAATTTGATCACCATCATCCTCATTTCTCCCATACTGTTTTTGATCCTCGATACGATGGAAGTGAATCCCGTGCCTTTCTTTCTTTTCACGATCTTCATAGACAACATCGGGGGAATGTCGACACTCATCGGGAGTCCTCTGAACATCGTGCTTGGTTCGATAAGTGGACTCAGCTTCAACGATTTTCTGAAGAACATGGGTCCTGTGACTGTTCTTGTATTCGTGATCGTCTTCTTCCTCTTCAAAAGGTACGTTCACATCGATGAAAAAGCCTTTGAAAGACTGAGAAATCTTCTCAATGTAGATCCGAAACGATCGATCACGGATCCTGTGGTTCTCAAAAAATCGCTGTTCGTTTTCCTCTCAACGCTGGTGTTGTTTGGCCTTCATTCCCTCGTGGAAGTGGAACTTTCGTTGATAGCGCTCATAGCTGCCTGTGCGCTTCTTCTCATGCTTGGAAAGAATTTCGAAGAAGTGTCAGAGGGAATGGACTGGGACACGCTGTTCTTCTACACAGGGCTCTTCATCATCTCGTACTCTCTGGAACAGATCGGTGTTATGGAAGTCATAGCCAGTTTCCTGAAAGCTCTATCTTTCAACAGATTTCTTTTCGTTAGCACGGTAACATGTATCTCCTTCTTTTCCACTGCCTTTTTGAGCGCCGTTCCCGCGACTCTCATAATCGCTCCCACACTGAAAATTCTCATCTCGCAGGGCTTCCCCGCTTCGCTGTGGTGGGTGTACGCCTTCGGGGCGAATCTTGGAACGAATCTGACACCACTTGGGGCTGTTCAGAACATAGTTGGTCTTTCTCTACTAGAAAAGCACACGAAACACACGGTGAGTTTCAAGGAATTTTTCAAAGTGGCGTGGAGTTTCATGTTCATACCGTTCATAATCGCAATACTCTATTCACTCATCATTTATTAA
- a CDS encoding ATP phosphoribosyltransferase regulatory subunit yields MSYLDFEKVVSFYSKATKKGFSPFFVPALERTEGPTGNFFLDRKGNLFSIREDFTKTVLNHRKRYSPGSQVKVWYADFVYRYSGNDLVAEYQLGLEKVPRNSMDDSLEVLEIIVESASEFFEGPVIVEIGHTGVYEDLLKEIPKNLHEKVLNLIDTKNLAEIEFLSHMKKIDLSKVGKIIEDSIYRRSPEHLKAMDLPPSVKEDLLRVSSFLQEKFPIVSVEIDLTLARTIEEYSGLIFTIYDTSSSRLVAAGGEYTVNGEKGVGGSIFLEGKTC; encoded by the coding sequence GTGAGCTACTTGGACTTCGAGAAGGTGGTTTCGTTCTACAGCAAGGCCACAAAAAAAGGATTTTCACCGTTCTTCGTTCCAGCACTTGAGAGAACGGAAGGCCCAACGGGAAATTTCTTTCTCGACAGAAAGGGCAATCTTTTCTCCATCAGGGAAGACTTCACAAAAACTGTTCTCAACCATCGTAAAAGATATTCCCCTGGATCTCAGGTCAAGGTCTGGTACGCTGATTTCGTTTACAGGTACTCTGGAAACGATCTGGTGGCGGAGTACCAACTCGGACTCGAAAAGGTTCCAAGGAACTCCATGGACGATTCGCTGGAAGTTCTTGAGATCATCGTCGAAAGTGCATCGGAATTTTTCGAAGGTCCGGTGATAGTGGAGATCGGACACACCGGAGTTTATGAGGACCTGCTGAAAGAAATTCCGAAGAACCTCCACGAGAAGGTTTTGAATCTCATCGACACGAAAAATCTCGCAGAAATCGAGTTCCTCTCTCACATGAAGAAGATAGACCTCTCCAAGGTAGGAAAGATCATTGAAGACAGTATATACCGGAGATCACCGGAACACCTGAAAGCGATGGATCTCCCACCTTCAGTGAAGGAAGATCTGCTTCGAGTGTCTTCTTTCCTTCAGGAAAAGTTTCCCATCGTCTCCGTTGAGATCGATCTCACCCTTGCGAGGACGATCGAAGAATACAGTGGCCTGATATTCACCATATACGACACATCTTCTTCCAGACTTGTGGCTGCCGGTGGAGAGTACACAGTGAACGGAGAAAAGGGTGTGGGTGGATCCATTTTTCTGGAGGGAAAAACATGCTGA
- the hisG gene encoding ATP phosphoribosyltransferase yields the protein MLKLAIPKGRLEEKVMTYLKKTGFTFERESSILREGKDIVCFMVRPFDVPTYLVHGVADIGFCGTDVLLEKETSLIQPFFIPTNISRMVLAGPKGKGIPEGEKRIATKFPNVTQRYCETRGWHCRIIPLKGSVELAPIAGLADLIVDITETGRTLKENNLEILDEIFVIRTHVVVNPVSYRTKREEVVSFLEKLQEVIEHDFDEQPRR from the coding sequence ATGCTGAAACTCGCTATTCCCAAAGGAAGACTAGAAGAGAAGGTGATGACATACCTGAAAAAAACGGGATTTACTTTTGAAAGAGAGTCATCCATTCTTCGAGAAGGAAAGGATATCGTCTGTTTCATGGTGAGACCATTCGATGTACCAACGTATCTCGTTCACGGGGTGGCAGACATCGGGTTCTGTGGAACAGACGTGCTCCTCGAAAAGGAAACCAGTCTTATTCAACCCTTTTTCATTCCCACAAACATCAGCAGAATGGTTCTCGCCGGTCCGAAGGGAAAAGGAATTCCAGAGGGTGAAAAGAGAATCGCCACGAAGTTTCCGAACGTAACTCAGAGATACTGCGAAACCAGAGGATGGCACTGTCGCATCATACCGCTGAAAGGTTCTGTTGAGCTCGCTCCAATAGCCGGGCTCGCAGATCTCATCGTGGACATCACCGAAACGGGAAGAACACTGAAAGAGAACAATCTGGAGATTCTCGACGAGATATTCGTCATAAGAACCCATGTTGTGGTGAACCCGGTGAGTTACAGAACGAAAAGAGAAGAGGTGGTTTCCTTCCTTGAAAAGCTCCAGGAGGTGATCGAACATGATTTTGATGAACAACCCCGGAGATAA